A genome region from Anolis carolinensis isolate JA03-04 chromosome 6, rAnoCar3.1.pri, whole genome shotgun sequence includes the following:
- the c6h19orf81 gene encoding putative uncharacterized protein C19orf81 homolog isoform X1, producing MFFNGILRLSPWGMDSGKRERQCSGSNENSSPHTINLPGPSPLNPEIEAGAPLFLEMEQPAPPPRKTSRQYLKRIIAEYEALDMEMPCIRKFPRPPAARPLCLCLESPPEKEMNHAEVLAAVEAVIPNAFETGLLCNIQFENINVICGTAGRKNRWLLTVADFRTRNQLLCSGLTLGEDHFVLRRWDDLVMEDYRMHLRRSLARQRLLDTLSDSWDGNRLAGI from the exons atgtttttcaaCGGGATCCTTCGCCTCTCTCCTTGGGGGATGGACAGTGGCAAAAGGGAGAGGCAATGCAGTGGCAGTAATGAAAACTCCTCTCCTCACACCATCAATCTTCCAG GTCCATCCCCCTTGAACCCTGAGATTGAAGCAGGAGCCCCTCTTTTCCTAGAAATGGAGCAGCCTGCCCCTCCTCCACGTAAAACCTC gcGCCAATACTTGAAGCGCATCATTGCTGAATATGAGGCCCTGGACATGGAGATGCCCTGCATCCGCAAGTTCCCCAGACCCCCAGCTGCCCGTCCTCTTTGCCTCTGTCTGGAAAGTCCG CCTGAAAAGGAGATGAACCATGCGGAAgttctggcagctgtagaggcAGTCATTCCTAATGCCTTTGAAACAGGCCTTCTGTGCAACATTCAGTTTGAGAACATTAATGTGATCTGCGGGACTGCTGGACGGAAGAACAG GTGGCTGCTCACAGTGGCAGATTTCCGGACCCGGAACCAGCTCTTGTGTTCAGGACTGACTTTGGGCGAGGACCACTTTGTCTTGCGACGTTGGGATGATCTGGTGATGGAGGACTATCGCATGCACCTCCGAAGGTCACTGGCACGCCAGCGGCTCCTAGACACTCTCAGTGATTCATGGGATGGAAATCGCTTGGCTGGGATATGA
- the c6h19orf81 gene encoding putative uncharacterized protein C19orf81 homolog isoform X3, translating to MQEDENEGAKLRTGSSSQWDPGPSPLNPEIEAGAPLFLEMEQPAPPPRKTSRQYLKRIIAEYEALDMEMPCIRKFPRPPAARPLCLCLESPPEKEMNHAEVLAAVEAVIPNAFETGLLCNIQFENINVICGTAGRKNRWLLTVADFRTRNQLLCSGLTLGEDHFVLRRWDDLVMEDYRMHLRRSLARQRLLDTLSDSWDGNRLAGI from the exons ATGCAGGAGGATGAAAATGAAGGTGCCAAATTGCGTACTGGTTCCAGCAGCCAATGGGATCCAG GTCCATCCCCCTTGAACCCTGAGATTGAAGCAGGAGCCCCTCTTTTCCTAGAAATGGAGCAGCCTGCCCCTCCTCCACGTAAAACCTC gcGCCAATACTTGAAGCGCATCATTGCTGAATATGAGGCCCTGGACATGGAGATGCCCTGCATCCGCAAGTTCCCCAGACCCCCAGCTGCCCGTCCTCTTTGCCTCTGTCTGGAAAGTCCG CCTGAAAAGGAGATGAACCATGCGGAAgttctggcagctgtagaggcAGTCATTCCTAATGCCTTTGAAACAGGCCTTCTGTGCAACATTCAGTTTGAGAACATTAATGTGATCTGCGGGACTGCTGGACGGAAGAACAG GTGGCTGCTCACAGTGGCAGATTTCCGGACCCGGAACCAGCTCTTGTGTTCAGGACTGACTTTGGGCGAGGACCACTTTGTCTTGCGACGTTGGGATGATCTGGTGATGGAGGACTATCGCATGCACCTCCGAAGGTCACTGGCACGCCAGCGGCTCCTAGACACTCTCAGTGATTCATGGGATGGAAATCGCTTGGCTGGGATATGA
- the c6h19orf81 gene encoding putative uncharacterized protein C19orf81 homolog isoform X2: MSYWKEFIHMYKGKIILNKRTLCPSPLNPEIEAGAPLFLEMEQPAPPPRKTSRQYLKRIIAEYEALDMEMPCIRKFPRPPAARPLCLCLESPPEKEMNHAEVLAAVEAVIPNAFETGLLCNIQFENINVICGTAGRKNRWLLTVADFRTRNQLLCSGLTLGEDHFVLRRWDDLVMEDYRMHLRRSLARQRLLDTLSDSWDGNRLAGI; the protein is encoded by the exons atgagctactggaaggaatttatccacatgtaCAAAGGaaagattattttaaataaaaggacattat GTCCATCCCCCTTGAACCCTGAGATTGAAGCAGGAGCCCCTCTTTTCCTAGAAATGGAGCAGCCTGCCCCTCCTCCACGTAAAACCTC gcGCCAATACTTGAAGCGCATCATTGCTGAATATGAGGCCCTGGACATGGAGATGCCCTGCATCCGCAAGTTCCCCAGACCCCCAGCTGCCCGTCCTCTTTGCCTCTGTCTGGAAAGTCCG CCTGAAAAGGAGATGAACCATGCGGAAgttctggcagctgtagaggcAGTCATTCCTAATGCCTTTGAAACAGGCCTTCTGTGCAACATTCAGTTTGAGAACATTAATGTGATCTGCGGGACTGCTGGACGGAAGAACAG GTGGCTGCTCACAGTGGCAGATTTCCGGACCCGGAACCAGCTCTTGTGTTCAGGACTGACTTTGGGCGAGGACCACTTTGTCTTGCGACGTTGGGATGATCTGGTGATGGAGGACTATCGCATGCACCTCCGAAGGTCACTGGCACGCCAGCGGCTCCTAGACACTCTCAGTGATTCATGGGATGGAAATCGCTTGGCTGGGATATGA